A section of the Suricata suricatta isolate VVHF042 unplaced genomic scaffold, meerkat_22Aug2017_6uvM2_HiC HiC_scaffold_3130, whole genome shotgun sequence genome encodes:
- the LOC115284984 gene encoding HLA class II histocompatibility antigen, DQ alpha 2 chain-like, translating to CPFLTTEVPEVTVFPKSPVTLGQPNTLICLVDNIFPPVIDVTWLKNRLSVTEGVSETSFLAKKDHSFYKISYLTFLPSADDIYDCKVEHWGLDEPLLKHWEPQVPIPMSELTETMVCGLGLAMGLVGIVVGTVFILQGLSSSGASGHQGPL from the exons TGCCCCTTCCTCACCACAGAGGTTCCTGAGGTGACTGTGTTTCCCAAGTCTCCTGTGACACTGGGTCAGCCCAACACCCTCATCTGCCTTGTGGACAACATCTTTCCTCCTGTGATCGATGTCACATGGTTGAAGAATAGACTCTCAGTCACAGAAGGTGTTTCTGAAACCAGCTTCCTCGCCAAAAAGGATCATTCCTTCTATAAGATAAGTTACCTCACCTTCCTGCCTTCTGCTGATGATATTTATGACTGCAAGGTGGAGCACTGGGGCCTGGACGAGCCGCTTCTCAAACACTGGG AACCTCAGGTCCCAATCCCTATGTCGGAGCTGACAGAGACTATGGTCTGTGGCCTGGGACTGGCCATGGGCCTTGTGGGCATCGTGGTGGGCACTGTCTTCATTCTCCAAGGCCTGAGCTCAAGTGGTGCCTCTGGACATCAAGGGCCTTTGTGA